A region of Sulfurovum sp. DNA encodes the following proteins:
- the ybeY gene encoding rRNA maturation RNase YbeY, producing MIDLTNKTDLPVDIDSLEKIVEDLTQHKVELIITDNEEIKVLNMVHRNKSEPTDVLSFPIKSDVLHVPLGSIVISREYVVKNANFYGHSEQEELTLLFMHGLLHLIGYDHETDAGEMRHKEEALIDTWKLPKSLIVRNQEKQL from the coding sequence TTGATAGATTTAACAAACAAGACAGACTTGCCAGTAGATATTGATTCTCTTGAAAAAATTGTAGAAGATTTGACACAACACAAAGTAGAGTTAATTATTACAGACAATGAAGAGATTAAAGTGCTTAATATGGTACATCGAAACAAGTCTGAGCCAACCGATGTGCTCAGTTTTCCAATCAAGAGCGATGTGCTGCATGTACCACTTGGTTCTATTGTTATCTCTAGAGAGTATGTAGTTAAAAATGCTAACTTTTATGGGCACAGTGAGCAAGAAGAACTTACCTTGCTTTTTATGCATGGGCTGCTTCATCTCATAGGGTATGACCATGAGACAGATGCAGGAGAGATGCGTCACAAAGAGGAGGCATTAATTGATACATGGAAGTTACCCAAAAGTCTTATTGTTCGCAATCAGGAGAAACAACTATGA
- the queC gene encoding 7-cyano-7-deazaguanine synthase QueC, protein MIKKAVCIISGGMDSALSAMIARNEGYEIIALHFNYGQRTESKELLCYRKIADAVEASRRYEIDLPFFSQIGASALTDRSIDVPVGGLEDGVPVTYVPFRNGIFLSIAASIAEKHGAETLFIGVVEEDSSGYPDCREHYIKKMERAINLGTKEKTHIEIKMPLVHLKKREIVAKALELNVPLESTWSCYQSEDKACGVCDSCRLRLQGFKEAGIKDPIHF, encoded by the coding sequence ATGATAAAAAAAGCAGTTTGTATTATATCTGGTGGTATGGATAGTGCACTTAGTGCAATGATTGCACGCAATGAAGGGTATGAGATTATTGCACTCCATTTTAACTATGGGCAGAGAACTGAATCGAAAGAACTATTGTGCTATAGGAAGATTGCAGATGCTGTAGAGGCTTCTAGGCGATATGAGATAGACTTACCGTTTTTCTCACAAATTGGTGCCTCTGCTTTGACAGATAGAAGCATAGATGTACCTGTGGGTGGATTAGAGGATGGTGTACCTGTAACTTATGTACCTTTTAGAAATGGTATTTTTCTTTCTATTGCTGCATCTATAGCCGAGAAACATGGGGCTGAAACACTTTTTATTGGTGTAGTCGAAGAGGATAGTTCTGGGTATCCTGACTGCAGAGAGCATTATATAAAGAAGATGGAGAGAGCAATCAATTTAGGTACAAAAGAGAAGACCCATATTGAAATAAAGATGCCTTTGGTCCACTTGAAAAAAAGAGAGATTGTTGCCAAAGCACTAGAGCTCAATGTGCCACTTGAATCGACATGGAGTTGCTACCAGTCTGAAGATAAGGCTTGTGGTGTCTGTGACAGTTGTCGGCTAAGGCTTCAAGGTTTTAAGGAGGCGGGAATCAAAGATCCTATCCATTTCTGA
- a CDS encoding thioredoxin family protein: MARWYLMIFLFSSFLLATDATQAAKQLGVQHSYATAIAKAKAKKRMLVMVLVKEHCRWCHKLVKHTLADKKVKARLKKDYVTLIVDKDDTYPVVFKRSFFPSILYIDPNTEKNIYENVGYIGPEYFLNDLKNMLIK; encoded by the coding sequence GTGGCAAGATGGTATCTGATGATTTTTCTGTTTAGCTCCTTTCTTTTGGCAACCGATGCAACACAAGCTGCTAAACAGTTAGGTGTACAGCATAGTTATGCTACGGCAATAGCCAAGGCTAAGGCAAAAAAGAGGATGTTGGTAATGGTTCTTGTTAAGGAGCATTGTCGATGGTGCCACAAATTGGTTAAGCACACATTGGCAGACAAAAAAGTCAAAGCACGCTTAAAAAAAGACTATGTGACGCTTATTGTTGACAAAGATGATACTTATCCTGTAGTTTTTAAGAGAAGTTTTTTCCCTTCCATTCTTTATATTGATCCCAATACAGAGAAAAATATTTATGAAAATGTTGGGTATATTGGACCAGAATATTTTTTAAATGATTTAAAGAATATGCTTATAAAATAG